The following are from one region of the Corythoichthys intestinalis isolate RoL2023-P3 chromosome 17, ASM3026506v1, whole genome shotgun sequence genome:
- the LOC130905200 gene encoding uncharacterized protein K02A2.6-like — translation MSQSQYRQLKRKTDISEVEPCSLKLKTYTGEKLKVRGMTQVQVQHGSTEKTLPLVVIDGEGPNLLGRSWLKELSMADQLVNQVKMAAPLQLSEVLDKHAEVFKEELGKLRGATAEINVNKEAQPKFCKPRPVPYAVKPLVEKELQRLLDDKIIEPVKFTEWAAPIVPVRKPDGSVRICGDYKLTVNRASRVDQYPIPRVDDLFAQLNGGRRFTKLDMSHAYQQVVLEEESRKYVTINTHKGLFTYTRLPFGVASSPAIFQRTMEGLLGDIPNVAIYLDDILVSGPSQQQHLENLEQVLNRLEQSGLRLKRSKCEFLSKEVTFLGHRITASGLQPLREKVEALAKAPNPLNVSELKAYLGLLNYYHRFLPNLSTLLAPLHKLLKKDAKWFWAQEQQKAFDKSKDLLQSCEVLVHYDGGKPLVLACDASPYGVGAVLSHKMEDGSERPIGFVSRTLTPAEQNYSQLDKEGLGVIFGIKKFRKYLYGRHFTVITDHKPLISLFSEMRAIPQMASPRLQRWAITLGGYDYNIIYKAGKDHANADAFSRLALGVKESKNEDEERVLMFEDLEGAAVNAKQIKRWTDKDPVLARVREFILRGWPRTMEDSSYDPYTRRKDELSTQDGCVLWGGRVVVPPPGRKTLLTQLHQGHPGITRMKGLARSYMWWPKMDTEIERLVKQCVTCQEHRNHPPVAPLHPWEVPEKPWRRIHIDYAGPWKGKMFLIQIDAHSKWIEAHAVNKSTSAVTIDCLRQSFSQHGIPEIIVSDNGRCFTSEEFQEFVQKNGIRHITTAPYHPSSNGLAERAVQTFKSLIEKSTGDNLETKMARALFNYRITPQTTTGKSPAELLCGRKLRSTLDFIHPDFQRKMFFKQEKQKQIHDRHARPRGLDKGDLVFTRNYSSGPTWIPGAVTKKTGPVSFQVTLGNGQVVRRHIDQVRGRSSITSATAPVSPERSHEDDPEETTLPELLIPEDDTAVTATSTAQEAAVMADEQPTLRRSQRARKAPEYLKDYT, via the coding sequence ATGAGCCAATCACAATACAGACAATTGAAGAGGAAAACCGAcatctcagaagtggaaccgtgttCGCTGAAATTAAAAACATACACGGGGGAGAAACTCAAAGTAAGGGGCATGACACAAGTCCAGGTGCAACATGGAAGCACAGAGAAGACACTGCCTCTAGTGGTAATAGACGGAGAAGGTCCAAACTTACTAGGCCGGAGTTGGCTTAAGGAACTTTCCATGGCAGACCAGTTGGTGAACCAAGTGAAAATGGCTGCGCCACTGCAACTGAGTGAGGTACTTGACAAGCACGCAGAAGTGTTTAAAGAGGAACTGGGGAAGCTCAGGGGTGCCACAGCTGAAATAAATGTGAATAAGGAGGCTCAACCCAAATTCTGCAAACCTCGTCCGGTACCATATGCAGTGAAGCCATTAGTGGAAAAAGAACTACAAAGATTGTTGGATGACAAAATAATTGAACCAGTGAAGTTCACAGAATGGGCAGCGCCAATTGTGCCCGTCCGGAAACCAGATGGGTCTGTAAGGATATGCGGTGATTACAAACTCACAGTAAACAGAGCATCAAGGGTGGATCAATATCCAATTCCAAGAGTGGATGACTTGTTTGCACAGTTAAATGGTGGGCGACGCTTTACAAAACTTGATATGAGTCATGCATATCAGCAAGTGGTGTTGGAAGAAGAGTCAAGAAAGTATGTGACCATCAACACACATAAAGGCTTGTTCACCTACACTCGCTTACCATTCGGAGTGGCCTCAAGTCCAGCCATATTTCAAAGAACGATGGAAGGCTTGTTGGGAGACATTCCAAATGTAGCAATTTACTTGGATGACATTTTAGTGTCTGGGCCAAGTCAACAACAACATTTGGAAAATCTGGAGCAAGTGTTAAACAGGTTGGAACAAAGTGGATTAAGACTGAAAAGAAGCAAATGCGAGTTTTTGAGCAAAGAAGTGACTTTCTTAGGCCATAGAATCACAGCGTCGGGGTTACAGCCACTAAGAGAAAAGGTGGAAGCCCTCGCCAAAGCTCCAAATCCACTTAACGTCAGCGAGTTGAAAGCATATCTTGGTCTACTGAATTATTATCATCGGTTCCTACCAAACCTCTCCACACTACTAGCACCGCTTCACAAGTTGCTGAAGAAAGATGCCAAATGGTTCTGGGCCCAAGAGCAACAGAAAGCATTTGATAAATCCAAAGACTTGCTGCAATCATGTGAGGTGTTAGTTCATTATGATGGTGGCAAACCTCTCGTTTTGGCATGTGACGCCTCGCCGTATGGCGTCGGGGCCGTTCTATCGCACAAAATGGAGGATGGATCAGAGAGACCAATAGGGTTTGTATCCAGAACTCTCACTCCTGCAGAGCAGAATTACTCACAGCTGGATAAGGAAGGCCTCGGAGTCATTTTTGGAATAAAGAAATTCCGCAAGTATTTATATGGAAGACATTTCACAGTGATTACAGATCATAAGCCACTAATTTCACTATTTAGTGAAATGAGAGCCATACCTCAAATGGCCTCACCCCGCTTACAGAGGTGGGCAATCACCTTGGGTGGCTATGACTACAACATAAtctacaaagctggaaaagaccATGCTAACGCAGATGCTTTTAGCAGGTTAGCATTGGGCGTGAAAGAGTCAAAGAATGAAGATGAAGAACGTGTACTGATGTTTGAGGACCTTGAAGGGGCAGCTGTGAATGCTAAACAGATCAAGAGATGGACAGACAAGGATCCTGTGTTGGCCAGAGTGAGAGAATTCATCTTGAGGGGCTGGCCACGGACAATGGAGGATTCTTCATATGATCCATACACCAGACGTAAGGATGAACTCAGCACTCAAGATGGGTGTGTCCTGTGGGGAGGGAGAGTGGTGGTCCCTCCacctggtcgaaaaacacttttgacgcAACTACACCAAGGCCATCCAGGTATTACACGGATGAAAGGGCTAGCTCGGAGTTACATGTGGTGGCCCAAGATGGACACAGAAATAGAGAGGTTGGTAAAGCAGTGTGTGACTTGCCAGGAACACAGAAACCACCCTCCAGTAGCTCCATTACACCCGTGGGAAGTGCCTGAAAAGCCTTGGAGGAGAATCCACATTGATTATGCAGGACCATGGAAGGGAAAAATGTTCCTCATTCAGATTGATGCACATTCCAAGTGGATTGAAGCACATGCGGTTAACAAGTCCACATCAGCTGTCACTATTGATTGTTTGAGACAAAGTTTTAGCCAGCACGGCATACCTGAAATCATAGTGTCAGATAATGGAAGATGTTTCACGAGTGAGGAGTTCCAAGAATTCGTCCAGAAAAATGGCATACGACATATCACTACAGCACCGTATCATCCTTCTTCAAATGGGTTAGCAGAGCGGGCTGTACAAACTTTTAAATCACTCATAGAAAAGAGTACGGGAGACAACTTGGAGACAAAAATGGCCAGAGCACTTTTCAACTACCGCATTACTCCCCAAACAACAACTGGGAAATCACCAGCAGAATTACTGTGTGGTAGAAAGCTGAGGTCAACCCTGGATTTCATACATCCCGATTTCCAGAGGAAGATGTTCTTCAAGCAGGAGAAACAGAAACAAATACACGACAGACATGCTCGTCCCAGAGGCCTTGACAAAGGAGACTTAGTTTTCACGCGAAACTACAGTTCTGGACCAACCTGGATTCCAGGTGCCGTGACCAAGAAGACCGGCCCTGTTTCTTTTCAAGTGACTCTGGGAAATGGACAAGTGGTAAGAAGACACATTGATCAAGTGAGGGGAAGAAGTTCCATAACGTCAGCAACTGCTCCAGTCTCACCTGAGAGATCCCATgaagatgatccagaagagacgACTCTACCTGAGTTGTTGATTCCTGAGGATGACACTGCTGTGACAGCGACATCAACTGCACAGGAAGCGGCAGTGATGGCTGATGAACAACCAACCTTGCGAAGATCACAGAGAGCAAGAAAGGCTCCGGAATACTTAAAAGACTATACTTAA